One genomic region from Sphingobacterium multivorum encodes:
- a CDS encoding family 20 glycosylhydrolase, whose amino-acid sequence MNKIFSTLLVSCALYLPTLSFAQQKNILPQLIPFPQQLEAGPGLFQLNGQELGYAIDPAFSSRSLPAWINQSLFGQLSKKSVKKTNATLQLIKVQGLSDEAYELKIDQKGIQIIASSEKGAFYGLQTVQQLYLLSGTTGKLALPYVTVKDQPAFKWRGVELDVARHFFPKDYIYKFIDLLATYKFNKFHLHLTDDQGWRIEIKKYPKLTEQGAWRTYNNQDSACFVKAKENPDFNLPKESIRTTNGKEEYGGFYTQQDIKDIVAYADSRQIEVIPEIDMPGHMMVATKAYPELLLDSQSAGWGKQFSVPISPWKESSYTFVENVLGEIIDLFPSHYIHIGADEVEKDSWSKSAAAQAFMKEKQIADLHDLQSYFVKRVNSFIRSKNKRSIGWDEILDGSSDTSMMVMYWRGWVKNAPIEAVNRGHRVVMTPTNPLYFDYLPNSSSLDAVYNMNVVPTDISSQKAPLIQGAQANIWTEMIPSAARLEFMILPRLSALSERVWTNKPLYDSYINRVIAHFGLWNKMGLRYRMPDLTGFAETQVIVDGQSVLTVANELPQNQIHYTTDGSLPTQQSPVLNGSLVVKKEGPIRFATISSSGAKSELYQVDFKNDTWKKSIEPDENSMAPGLMATLFNGNFANTSAITGPEVRREVISNVALSDTIKMPSFGAKIRGFIYVKEKGIYNFYFTCDDGGVLRIHDQLVVNNDGQHAPIMKSGQIALEPGYHPIAVDFLEAGGGFTLKLQYSLNDSKVIDIPKESFFHKKD is encoded by the coding sequence ATGAATAAAATCTTCTCAACCTTACTTGTATCCTGTGCCCTGTACCTGCCGACATTAAGTTTTGCGCAACAAAAAAACATACTTCCTCAACTTATTCCGTTTCCTCAACAGCTGGAAGCCGGGCCGGGCCTTTTTCAGCTAAATGGTCAAGAATTGGGTTACGCTATTGATCCAGCATTTTCTTCCAGGTCACTGCCGGCATGGATCAACCAATCCCTATTCGGTCAACTGAGCAAAAAAAGCGTGAAGAAGACAAACGCCACGCTGCAATTGATCAAAGTCCAGGGCCTCTCAGATGAAGCGTATGAATTGAAGATAGATCAAAAAGGCATACAAATCATCGCTTCTTCAGAAAAGGGCGCATTTTATGGTTTACAGACAGTCCAGCAATTGTATCTACTTTCGGGAACAACAGGCAAGCTTGCTCTTCCCTATGTGACCGTAAAAGATCAGCCTGCTTTCAAATGGCGAGGTGTCGAGCTCGATGTAGCCCGCCACTTTTTTCCAAAAGATTATATCTATAAATTCATAGATCTGCTTGCAACCTACAAATTTAACAAATTTCATTTGCACCTTACGGACGATCAAGGTTGGCGCATAGAAATCAAGAAATACCCTAAACTAACCGAACAGGGGGCTTGGCGTACTTATAACAACCAAGATTCGGCCTGCTTTGTGAAAGCCAAAGAGAACCCCGACTTTAATCTGCCGAAGGAATCGATCCGTACCACAAACGGAAAGGAAGAATATGGTGGTTTCTATACACAACAAGATATCAAGGACATTGTTGCCTATGCAGACAGTCGGCAAATAGAGGTTATTCCGGAAATAGACATGCCCGGACATATGATGGTGGCTACTAAGGCCTATCCTGAGCTCCTATTGGACAGCCAATCCGCGGGCTGGGGGAAACAGTTTTCTGTCCCCATCAGTCCTTGGAAAGAAAGCAGCTATACCTTTGTTGAAAACGTTCTAGGCGAAATTATCGACTTATTTCCTTCACATTATATTCACATCGGAGCCGATGAGGTCGAAAAAGACTCCTGGTCAAAATCAGCAGCGGCCCAAGCTTTTATGAAAGAAAAGCAAATAGCGGACTTACATGATCTTCAAAGTTATTTCGTCAAACGGGTAAACAGCTTTATTCGTTCAAAAAATAAACGGAGCATCGGCTGGGATGAAATATTAGACGGTAGCTCGGACACGAGCATGATGGTGATGTACTGGCGTGGTTGGGTAAAAAATGCACCGATAGAAGCTGTAAACCGTGGTCACCGGGTCGTTATGACACCTACCAACCCGCTTTATTTTGATTATTTACCCAATAGTAGCAGCCTGGATGCCGTGTACAATATGAATGTCGTACCTACAGATATTTCCAGCCAAAAAGCACCGCTGATCCAAGGTGCACAGGCCAATATCTGGACAGAAATGATTCCTTCCGCCGCTCGATTGGAGTTTATGATTCTCCCGCGCTTAAGTGCTTTATCAGAACGTGTATGGACCAACAAACCGCTGTATGATAGCTATATCAATCGAGTAATTGCGCACTTTGGACTTTGGAACAAAATGGGTTTACGCTATCGTATGCCAGACCTCACAGGATTCGCCGAAACACAGGTTATTGTTGATGGACAATCTGTTCTAACGGTAGCAAATGAACTTCCACAAAATCAAATACACTATACAACGGATGGTAGTCTCCCAACGCAGCAGAGCCCAGTATTGAACGGTTCGCTCGTGGTTAAAAAAGAAGGGCCAATTCGTTTTGCAACAATCTCCTCTTCCGGTGCAAAAAGTGAACTTTATCAGGTTGATTTTAAAAATGATACCTGGAAAAAGAGTATAGAACCTGATGAAAATAGCATGGCTCCAGGGCTTATGGCAACACTTTTCAATGGAAATTTTGCCAACACTTCGGCCATTACAGGGCCTGAAGTACGCCGGGAAGTGATCAGCAATGTCGCTTTAAGCGATACCATCAAAATGCCTTCATTTGGTGCAAAAATACGGGGATTTATCTATGTCAAGGAAAAAGGGATCTATAATTTCTACTTCACCTGCGATGATGGCGGCGTCTTGCGGATACATGATCAGCTCGTCGTCAATAATGACGGGCAGCATGCACCGATTATGAAAAGTGGACAGATTGCTTTAGAACCAGGCTACCATCCAATTGCTGTAGATTTCCTTGAAGCTGGAGGCGGATTTACCCTAAAACTTCAATACAGTCTCAATGATTCAAAGGTAATTGATATTCCCAAAGAGTCCTTTTTCCATAAAAAGGATTAA